A window of the Myripristis murdjan chromosome 15, fMyrMur1.1, whole genome shotgun sequence genome harbors these coding sequences:
- the cog2 gene encoding conserved oligomeric Golgi complex subunit 2: protein MNLPKGPDSLCFDKDVFMKDDFDVDQFVSECRKQVQLEEMREDLELYYKLLKTAMVELINKDYADFVNLSTNLVGMDKALNQLSVPLGQLREEVMSLRSCVSEVIQAIDNQLSKQDDLQKKKVCVLRLIQVVRSVEKIEKILHSQNSKESSSLEISSPLLAGQILERIATEFNQLQFHAVQSKGMPLLDKVRPRIAGITSMLQQSLEGLLIEGLQTSNVDMVRHCLRTYATIDKTRDAEALVGQVLVKPYMDQVIVEELVKSNPNGLQLMYSRLLEFVPHHCRLLREVTGGAVSSDKADIVPGYDFLVNSVWPEIIRGIEDRMAFLFNPGNPDIFYERYSVSMDFVRRFERQCSSQASVKRLRVHPSYTSFHNKWNLPVYFQLRYKEIAGSLENAINDGLVAAPAGSAYHLQVSDVLWSCLVRCWSDKVYLSPLAHRFWKLTLQLYSRYAKFLNEVLTKIPPPEVTKEPTRPLPSSASSTSSRTSLDEAGSESGSPTSLSTKQLVYIAADIQKLQEQIPEMSEMVRQRLEAIGFKNFAIVEDALADSKACLSGSVPTLNTRMTQHLTERCCRFLKSASEVPRLYRRTNKDLPVRASAYMDNALRPLHQLLTDSTGLVTPSTAQEWLRVTLSDCTQRYYETISEVLSSVRKMEESLKRLKQARKGAATTTTAAANGGPTDDSKIRLQLALDVEYLGEQIQKMGLQPGDISMFSTLMDLVQEARELAEQNQ, encoded by the exons ATGAATCTGCCAAAGGGACCAGACTCTTTGTGCTTCGACAAGGACGTTTTTATGAAG GATGATTTCGACGTCGACCAGTTTGTGTCGGAGTGTCGGAAGCAGGTCCAActggaggagatgagagaggacCTGGAGCTCTACTACAAGCTGTTGAAGACAGCCATGGTGGAGCTCATTAACAAGGACTACGCTGACTTTGTTAACCTCTCCACCAACCTG GTTGGGATGGACAAAGCTCTCAATCAGCTGTCTGTGCCTCTGGGTCAGTTGCGAGAGGAGGTTATG AGCCTGCGTTCCTGTGTGAGTGAGGTGATTCAGGCCATAGACAACCAGCTGTCCAAACAGGATGATCTGCAGAAGAAAAAG gtgtgtgtgctgaggctGATCCAGGTGGTGCGCTCAGTGGAGAAGATTGAGAAAATTCTCCACTCGCAAAACTCCAAGGAATCCAGCTCTCTGGAGATCAGCAG TCCTCTGTTGGCAGGCCAGATCCTTGAGAGGATCGCTACAGAATTTAACCAGCTGCAGTTTCATGCTGTACAGAGCAAAGGCATGCCGCTTCTGGACAAAGTCAGACCT CGTATTGCAGGCATCACCTCCATGCTGCAGCAGTCTCTGGAGGGCCTGCTGATAGAGGGTCTGCAGACGTCCAACGTAGACATGGTGCGCCACTGCCTCAGGACGTACGCCACCATCGATAAGACCCGAGACGCTGAGGCTCTGGTGGGACAGGTGCTGGTCAAACCATACATGGACCAG gtCATAGTGGAAGAGTTGGTGAAGTCCAATCCGAACGGCCTCCAGCTCATGTATTCTCGACTGCTGGAGTTTGTCCCTCACCACTGTCGGCTGCTCAGAGAGGTGACGGGAGGAGCCGTATCCAG TGACAAAGCAGATATCGTGCCGGGCTACGATTTCCTGGTGAACTCTGTGTGGCCAGAAATCATCCGAGGGATAGAGGACAGGATGGCCTTCCTCTTCAACCCTGGAAATCCTGACATATTTTATGAG CGGTATAGTGTGAGTATGGATTTTGTGCGGAGGTTTGAGCGCCAGTGCAGTTCACAGGCCAGTGTGAAGAGGCTGAGAGTGCACCCGTCATACACCAGCTTTCATAACAAGTGGAACCTTCCTGTCTACTTTCAGCTGCG GTACAAGGAAATAGCAGGAAGTTTGGAAAATGCCATAAATGATGGATTAGTGGCAGCTCCAG CGGGCAGTGCGTACCACCTGCAGGTGTCTGATGTGTTGTGGTCCTGCCTCGTGAGGTGTTGGTCAGACAAAGTGTACCTGTCCCCTCTGGCCCATCGCTTCTGGAAGCTCACGCTGCAGCTGTACTCAAGATACGCCAAGTTCCTCAACGAG GTGCTGACCAAGATTCCGCCCCCTGAGGTGACTAAAGAGCCAACCAGGCCCCTGCCTAGCtccgcctcctccacctccagtcGAACCTCATTGGATGAGGCTGGCAGTGAGAGCGGAAGTCCCACCTCCCTGTCCACCAAGCAGCTGGTCTACATTGCAGCTGACATCCAAAAACTGCAGGAGcag ATACCAGAGATGTCGGAGATGGTCAGACAAAGGCTGGAAGCTATCGGATTCAAAAATTTTGCTATTGTGGAAG ATGCTCTGGCGGACTCTAAAGCCTGTCTGTCCGGCAGCGTCCCCACTCTCAACACCAGGATGACCCAGCATCTGACTGAGCGGTGCTGCCGCTTCCTCAAGAGTGCCTCTGAGGTTCCTCGCCTCTACCGAAGGACCAATAAG GATCTGCCGGTGCGAGCGTCAGCGTACATGGACAACGCCTTGCGTCCGCTACATCAGCTGCTGACTGACTCAACGGGACTGGTCACTCCTTCTACAGCACAGGAATGGCTGCGAGTTACATTGTCAGACTGCACACAGAG GTATTATGAGACCATCTCAGAGGTGCTGAGCTCAgtgaggaagatggaggagagtCTGAAGCGGCTAAAGCAGGCCAGGAAAGGTGCAGCCACcacaaccacagcagcagcGAACGGGGGACCCACAGACGACAGCAAGATCCGCCTGCAGCTGGCACTGGACGTGGAGTACCTGGGTGAACAG aTCCAGAAGATGGGTCTCCAGCCAGGCGACATCTCCATGTTCTCCACGCTGATGGATCTGGTGCAGGAGGCCCGAGAGCTGGCTGAACAGAACCAGTAG